The following proteins are co-located in the Methanobrevibacter thaueri genome:
- a CDS encoding 30S ribosomal protein S13: MEDEFKHLVRISRKDVNGNKTIEHALTEIKGVGISLSKTICRVLDLDLDAKIGYIADEDVLKIEEILEDPHKFGIPSWMLNRREDYETGDDIHLIESDLDMTLRDDLNRMKKTRSYKGRRHEVGLPVRGQRTKSTFRKSSSVGVKRSRG; encoded by the coding sequence ATGGAAGACGAATTCAAGCATTTAGTACGTATTTCAAGAAAAGACGTAAATGGTAACAAAACCATTGAACATGCTTTAACTGAAATCAAAGGTGTTGGAATCTCTTTATCTAAAACTATTTGTCGTGTTTTAGACTTAGATTTAGATGCAAAAATTGGATACATTGCTGACGAAGATGTTTTAAAAATTGAAGAAATTTTAGAAGATCCTCACAAATTTGGCATTCCATCTTGGATGTTGAATAGAAGGGAAGACTATGAAACTGGTGACGACATTCACTTGATTGAATCTGACCTTGACATGACTTTAAGGGATGATTTAAACAGAATGAAAAAGACCAGAAGTTACAAAGGTAGAAGACACGAAGTTGGTTTACCTGTTAGAGGTCAAAGAACCAAATCTACTTTCAGAAAAAGTTCTTCAGTTGGTGTAAAACGTTCAAGAGGATAA